From the Vidua chalybeata isolate OUT-0048 chromosome 28, bVidCha1 merged haplotype, whole genome shotgun sequence genome, one window contains:
- the FIGLA gene encoding factor in the germline alpha encodes MGEPSRAGAWPEALEPSGVSETSGVPEPSRGPDPPGVPEPSGVPKPLEVLGAPEPAGVPQASGVPGVLQPTPPPEVLEGLLSQHFGPLPQPATIARLRRGPAGGYEPTGDLAEVLERRQAANAKERERIRNLNSGFSQLRTLVPLVPRDRRPSKADTLRAAAQYIRLLRGVLRDCQVFPDAPRSPVGGLEWGDLPQRPSSRLQPPFLGSRSCPGTLHPMKPSPQNWGGGRRLATPKRQRLGGAEL; translated from the exons ATGGGcgagcccagcagagctggggcgTGGCCGGAGGCCCTGGAGCCCTCAGGGGTTTCAGAGACCTCAGGGGTCCCCGAGCCCTCAAGGGGTCCAGATCCCCCGGGGGTCCCCGAGCCCTCAGGGGTCCCGAAGCCATTGGAGGTCTTGGGGGCCCCGGAGCCCGCGGGGGTCCCGCAGGcctcgggggtcccgggggttCTGCAGCCCACGCCGCCCCCTGAGGTGCTGGAGGGGCTCCTGAGCCAGCACTTTGGGCCTCTGCCCCAGCCGGCCACCATTGCCCGCCTGCGGCGTGGCCCCGCCGGGGGCTACGAGCCCACGGGCGACCTGGCCGAGGTGCTGGAGCGGCGGCAGGCGGCCAATGccaaggagagggagagg ATCCGGAACCTCAACAGTGGCTTCTCCCAGCTGCGGACCCTGGTGCCGCTGGTGCCGCGGGACCGCCGGCCCAGCAAGGCAGACACGCTGCGGGCGGCGGCGCAGTACATCCGCCTGCTGCGGGGGGTGCTGCGGGACTGCCAG gtttttccTGATGCCCCAAGAAGCCCGGTGGGGGGCCTGGAGTGGGGGGATCTCCCCCAAAGGCCGAGTTCAAGGCTCCAgcccccatttttggggtcacGCTCCTGTCCTGGAACCCTGCACCCCATGAAACCctcaccccaaaactggggggggggcaggaggCTTGCCACCCCTAAAAGGCAGAGGTTGGGGGGGGCAGAgctgtaa